acagagggcacgagcaggggaagggcagagagaggaggagacacagaatccaaagcaggctccaggctctgagctgtcacctcgaacccacgaaccgtagggtcataacctgagctgaagtcagacacctaaccgacggagcccccaggcgcccctctagggAAGTTTTAAGGAGGAGAGTCCCCAGTTTCCTAAACCATGCGGGTATTTGCTGCTCAGATTCCTCTAATAAGGAGGATGCCATTGAGGACGACGAGGAGGAGGacgacgaggaggaggaggacgaccTGGAAGTGAAGGAGGAAGACGGAGTCCTGATCCTGAATGACGCCAACTTTGATAACTTTGTGGCCGACAAAGACACGGTGCTGCTGGAGTTCTATGCCCCCTGGTAAGGATGCTCCTCCCCCGCACGCTGCCGGTGGGGACGAGGGCCTCCTCTCTGCGGTCACCCAGACCCCGGCGGGGGCGCGGGGTGTTCGGGTGCAGGAGCACCAGGGACTCGGCGTCCGGTGGGCCGGCCATCGCCGACCGCGGTCCTCAGCCGCTCAGGATGTGAACGTGGCCTCCGATAGTCACGGCCGGGGCCTGGGCACGTCTAACAAGCTGTGCCACCACGGAGACCTGCCTTGGTGACACACGTGTCCCATTTAGGCCTGGCTGTCTCAAGGCTTCCCCGTCTGCCTGCTCCCGAGTGTAGGCCTGGCCCACGGGGGTTCCCGGGGTAGGAGGGCGCATGTCCCTGGGGAGCAGCGGGCATCCCCTGGTCCTGTCCCCGGCCCCCCGTGTGCAGTGTTACAGCTctggcccttccccctcccctctcctgctggccctgtcccttcctgtcctcctctttcccctgccctccctggtTCATCTTGAGACAGGGTAGTTCAGATCCACTCCCGTCGTTGGTCCAGCTTTGATGTTCAAACAGGAGTGTCATTGTgcataaaataactaaatagtcCTCATCAGACTCGTGACATCGTGTTACTACTGCTTTGTAGATCACCACTTCTCAAGCTCTTTGGTCTCGTGTCTccaaacagctttttaaaatgttaattcgtttattattattattttgcaatgAACATAACCTCGagattttattgtctttataacATAGCAAAATATGAGCACTtggccctttcctctctccccccagtTCACTTGCATCTCCGCATGGCCAGCAGTCTCTTAGATGGGCAGGCGGGCTCACCATGTTCAGGCATCCGCACAACCTTCTTTGTAGCTTTGGCCTTTTTTCTGGAAAGTCTGCCTCGTATGCCCACCATAGCCACTCTGCTTCCTGTCGTAACACCACTTTCTTTGGGCATAAGAACCATCTTTGCCTCCTTGTACTGTGCCACTTTGTGGGATTGGCGCTTGCCACACATCTTGCAGAAAGCCCGGCAGGTTTTAGGAACGTTCATCACGGCTGCAGGAATGCTGCAgaaagctaatttatttttttaacggcCTCATGTCCAACAGGGGCCTTGAACTCCCaacccaggatcaagagtcacacgctccactgactgagccagccaggcgccctccaGAAGGTTATTTATGTGGGTTATGGCAATCAGTATGTACCATATTGGACATTGAAACAGATAAGTTTCAGTATTCATCTTTCATGATACCCTTACGTGTTACCGTCAGCACGTGGACATTGTGGTCTCTCATGCAGCCTCTGGAGAAGTCCACCATGCGCTCTGAGAGAATGCACGCAGACGACCAGAAAGGTCTTTGGGAAAGAGCTCTTTACCTCACAGGCCCCTTGCGAGGGGTCCCTAGACAGACTTTGAGAGGCTTACAGGTGAAagccctggggctggaggggtggAAGTGTGCGCCCAGTCCAGAGCGGGAATGCTGGCCTGCGTCTGTCTGCCTCCGGCGGTGGCTTCCTGCTtgtgtttccttgtttctttcctcttGGCGGTGATCGTTCTGGTCCCGGGGCCCTGGGGTTTGTGTGCATTGCTGGGCACCGCTGATCTCCTTCCCTAAATCTCTTTCACAGGTGCGGACATTGCAAGCAGTTTGCTCCAGAATATGAAAAAATCGCCAGCACCTTGAAGGAGAACGACCCTCCCATTCCCGTGGCCAAGATTGACGCGACCTCGGAGTCGGCGCTGGCCAGCAGGTTTGGCGTGAGCGGCTACCCCACCATCAAGGTCCTGAAGAAGGGGCAGGCTGTGGACTACGAGGGCTCCAGGACCCAGGAAGGTGAGCGGAGCCCGAgctgcagggggaggcagggccaggactgTCTTCCCACAGGAAGGATGAGAAAGGGGGAGTTCGGGTCATCAGGAGGAAGGCCGGCTGCGTGGGCTGGGAGTGCTCCCTGCTCGAGTGTCCAGGGTAACTGAGGTCAAAATAATCTTGTCCTAGGGCAGGAGGGGTGTCTTCCCGTTTCGGACCGTGAAGCTCAAGATCCGGAGGTCGTGTGTCCCATGGCACGAGGCCAGGTTCTCGGCGGTGCCCTAGGGCTTCCGTCAGACATGCTGGGCCCCATCCCCAGACTTGTGGTCACTACGCTTCATGTCGGGCACAAGGATGTGCATTTCTCACAGGCTCCCGGGCGTTTCCCTTAGCCCTGTGTTAGGAACCACAGGCACGGGGTGCCAGGTGATCCTCCCCAGGCCAGGCCTGAGGGATCCCTGCCGGACTTACATCAGACacaagttacattttttttctgtagagaatgaacaaatcaagttGTGGTATCTTCACCGTatggtttctaaaaatttttttttttggttatttatttcgagagagacagagacagagcgtgagcaaggaaggggcagatagaaggcaagacacagaatccaaagcaggctccaggctccgagctgtcagcatagggcctgacatggtgctcgaacccacaaactgcgagatcatgacctgagcccaagttagaggcttaaccgactgagccagccaggcactcctcttcACCATATCTCTTTATCACTAGGAAAAGAATTAGGTTACATTTCCCATTCCTGGCGTGGTATTGTGGAAAAGGCACTGACTAGGGTTTGGGTCGTACAGCCGTGACATAGCCCTGGTCCCGGACAAGGGTCTTCCCCTTGCCAGGCCTCAGGTTCCGGGTCTGAGGAATAGGAGGTCACTGAATTTCCTTCAAGCTGGTGTGAGGGTCTGCCTCGCGATCTTTTCAGTGCTGGGTCCCAGCCTAGGTGCTCAAAGGAGACCTCACGTCCGTCAGTACTTACTTTCACACCGTATTTGTTTGAGAACTGACTAGAAATAGGTTCACGTGGTTCAGAATTCGAGGAGGTAGGTCAGGGATGGGCTTTCCACCCTGAGCCCGGCTCTCCAGCTGCCTTCCAGGAACGTGGCTAGTGTAACAGGTTTCTCCGTGTCCTTCAGAGCTGCCACGTACCCATAAGAGCAAACGTGTATGTGTACTTTTCACACAGTTGTTAGCATATCCTGTGCACCTTCATGTCTTACCTAACAAATGATGTCTGAGCCACACCAGCACATAGAGGAACTCAAATCTAAGAACAGGCTGGAAGGCGTGTACCTCTTGTTTAAAAGTAAACAGGCCTGGGGCGcgtgggggctcagtcggttaagcatcctactcttgatttcagctcagatcatgatcccttggttcgtgagtttgagccccgactcaggctctgcactgacagcgtggggcctgcttgggattttctctccctgctctgcctccacCCCATGCTCACGCTCGCACATTTACTCTCTTGAAACAGCTAAACTAAAAACTTAAAGAGGCTTGTGTATTTGGAGGTCTGGTCCCAACATTCGGCCACTAGAGGTGCGGCCAGTTTGGAATCGTGAGGGCACTGTGACCTCCGAGTGCGTTTTAGGACACAGGCCCCCCCCCCGTGGCGGTGGCGCGGGGGTTCACGCTGTGGTTGAGCCACGTGTCTGCTGTTGTGCTTACTTTGTCCGAAGCCTCCTGCTTTGCAGGGGTGCCTCTGCTCTGGCTCCTTGGTGAGTtcacagcaaaacaaaagaaagaaaaatgtaaagtttGCCACCACTGCTCCTAAGAGCCACTTGAAAGGTGCCTTGTGAGCATGTACTCCATGTCCCACTCGAGACGCTGACCCCATCGGGGGAATGGGCCACGGCCGGGCCTGTGACGCCTTCCCCGGTGATGCCAACGTGGCCTGGGCAGCAGGGCCGGGGCTGCTGCTCTTGGTTTTCCTTGAGGTTTGCACACGTGTTGGGATGCCTGCCGCGCCCATGTCGGAAGACACGCGGCTTTGTGCCTGAGAAGGGGCGCCCCTGACTCTGCTCCCGGGCCCGCGCTGTCACACGCTGGGAGCCAACCTCTGCCAGTGGTGAGCACTGCAGTCCGTCCAGAGCAGCCTCTCGCTCATCAGCTGGCCTTGGGCTGTTGGAGAAGTCATCAGGCCGTGGGAAAATGGCAGGGAAGGGACCTTCAACCTTGACCCGTGGCCTCAAACTGCGGCGTGGCTCTGGCTAGAGGTGCAGGTGGATTGTGGGAAATCAGACATGTCCTGTTCCTCTCTTGGCCATGCCACGTCTCCgtacccccacccccccgcctctGCCGTGAGGGCTGCCCTTGCTTAGTCCTGCGTGGTCTCTTTCAGAAATTGttgccaaggtcaaagagatcgCCCAGCCTGACTGGACACCCCCGCCGGAAGTCACGCTTGTGCTGACCAAGGATAACTTCGACGAAGTGGTGAATGATGCTGACATCATCCTGGTGGAGTTCTACGCCCCCTGGTAAGCTGGCGTTCACCCGTGCTACTCAGATACAATTCGCCTGTCCTGCGTTCGGTTGCCCAGTCGCCCCTGGGTAGGGGGCGTCAGAGACAGACTCCTGCGTGTGAAGCAGGACAAGGGCGTGCcacgctgcccccacccccacccccacgcacaAAGGCTGAAATGGCTGCTGGGTGCTACAGAGAGGGGTAGTCCTTTCCCAGGGGACAGGGCAAGGTAGAGGGGCCTGTAGCACGGGGGAGACGGGCCACCAGGTGGTCCACGATCCCTCGTGGCCGGAGGACAGCCGTGCGCCTGCTGGGTCCATCTACTGTCATGCACCTGCCCTGCCCAGCAATGTGCCGAGGGCGTGTCCCTGGGGAAACACGCATGAAAGCGCTGGGACAGCCCTCGCTCTGGGGGCAGTGTGAGGGGACCGAGCAGAGCTGCCGCCGCGGTGGTGGCCTTGGGCCACCTGTCCCAGCCCCGCTGCCTCCTGAGGTGTTTGAGCTGTGGTTTTGTGTGTCTGCATCTCCGATCGTGGCTGTTTATTCCCGAGCAGATCTTAGAAGGTGGCCCTCAGCCTCGCTTCATGCTCCAGACGTGTCCCTGTCTCCAGTCAGGGCCTCCGGAGCCCCAAGGCTCTCCCGCCTTCTGCCTCCTCCACTCaccctgtctccttttctctctcttgcccccaaATCCTCCGTCACGGCCCTGGACTCTCGATGCCACCAGGCCCGTTGCCCAAGCCTCCACCTCAGGGCTTCAGCTCTTGTGGGAGAGAAACAGCAGGGCCTGGCTGCGGCGGAGGGCCGAGGGCTCTTGTCTGGGGGCTGTGGCCCTGGGATATAGGCGGGGTTAGAACCCGCTCTCAGAGAATTGCAGTCCCCAGCTCTGCCAAGGAAGCGGGCCACTTCCttagagtggggagggggattgGCCCGTGTGACGCCAGCACATGCAGGTAACGTGGCCAGCTCTGGCCCCCGGATAGCAGGCAACGACAGACCCCatgaggagaggagagcagagcagaAGTGATCAGAATGCCAATGGGCGGGGGCAGGAATCAGTCGGGAGGGGACCTGGATGTGGGAAAGAAGATGCCAGAAAGATAGGCAGTCAGAGAGTGGCTGGTCGCGGTGCCGTGTGTGGCTCGTGCACTTCCAGAGGAGAGCACGGAGGGGCGGGCCGCCGGAGACGACCGAGCAAAGCAGAGCAGACCGACATCGAGGGGGTGTGAGCGTCGTGGCCTGTGGTCCCGGACGGTCCGCCTTCCCAGTTCCCCGTGATCAGTTCATCACGGGGTGGCTGCCGGTTCTGATTCTGGAGCAGGCTTGCTGTTGGTGAGGGTGTGCGGTGTAGACCGGAGTCTGGAATGTGACCATGGGGCAGACAACGGTGACCCGAAGCTCTGGATTCTGGCGCAGAAGTCACCGCCCTTGGTGTCACAGGGTGTGCATGTGCGGAGAGGGGTGGGCGGAGGCAGGCCGGCCTGAGGCCCCCCCTACGAGGTCTTCGGTGCAAAGGGGACCCGGAGGTGGTGCTGCAGCTGTGTGGTTGTGTCCCAGGACAGGTTACATACAGGTCCTAAGCTGCAGCTGCGGGGGGGAGTCAGCTGCCCTTCGAGCTGCAGACCCTTCACGTTCTGTGGGCTGTAGCCCGGGACAGCGTCCCGGGGGCCCCGACAGGACCATGCTGTGTTTAGCCCACTACTTGGAGCACGTGACCGCGAGGTCCTTCCCCCATGGGAGCCGTCGGCTCCTGTTCCAGAGTCGCCAGGccccccctctcctgccctgctgGGCCGCGTCCCTGGGGGTTGGGTACTGTGTGTCCTCGTGCTGTTGTTCTGTGGTTATTTTGGTCCgtccctccccaaccctccctTGACGAGCTCAGGTCCACTCCCTACCTGCCTCTCGTGTCCCAGATCAACTGTCACGTCCTGTGTGAGGCTGTCCCTGACCTGTGCTCTTCCCTTCCTGACTCTGCAACAGAGAAGACCTCTGTTCAGGGCGTTATCTTCCTGAGCCTTTCCCATGCCTCACCCCCCCACCTGACACCCCTCGGGTGTGTGTTGTGGGCCCCCTCTGGCCACGTGAGTGGCCCCCATGACAACAGGCGGCCCTCCTGTGCAGCCCGGCTTCATGCCCTCCGCCGGGACACATTTGGAGCTTGGCCGGGTCTGGTGGAGCCCGCTGGGCGCGCAGGCTGGGTTCTGTGTCTCGCTCGGATGTGGCGCTGTGTTCACGCTGGAACGGGGCTCCTGTCAGGCTGGCTGCTTCTTACAGGTGTGGACACTGCAAGAAACTGGCCCCCGAGTACGAGAAGGCGGCCAAGGAGCTGAGCCAGCGCTCCCCGCCCATCCCCCTGGCCAAGGTCGACGCCACTGCCGAAACAGACCTGGCCAAGAGGTTCGACGTCTCCAGCTATCCCACCCTGAAGATCTTCCGCAAGGGAAAGCCTTTTGATTACAACGGCCCACGGGAAAAATACGGTAGGCTTGCCTCCTGTCTCCCcgcagcggggaggggggcaccCTGGGAGGCgtaggggggaggggaagggtgggcaGAGGCCCCCGCCTCAGGCGTGTGCTCGGCTCCCAGGCATCGTGGACTACATGATCGAGCAGTCCGGGCCACCGTCCAAGGAGGTCATGGTGCTGAAGCAGGTCCAGGAGTTCCTCAAGGACGGGGACGATGTCATCATCATCGGGGTCTTCGCCGCCGAGAGTGACCCAGCCTACCAGCAGTACCAGGAAGCTGGTGAGTCGTGGCCCCGCGGGCTTGATGATGAGAACATGCCCCGGCCGCCTGAGGCTGCAGGGGAGTCCGCTGCTCCCGTGTGAGACCCCTCCAGCGTCCGTCGCGGGGACAGCTCGGTGAAGGACTCAGATGGCACATGGGAGCAGGCTTTCCTGGCGGGCTGGGGCCGGCGTGGAGGTCAGCCCCCTGTTGCCTTGATTGCACGTGGGCGATAGGATCCAGTGCTGAGTAGATGGTGCGCCGTCTCCCTGGGCTCCGAGGGGGAGCAGGGCCATGGTCACGTTCATCCACGTTCGCTGACTCCCTGTCTCTCCAGGAGCCCCTTCCCAGAACCTGTGCCAGGGGCCGGGTCTCCACCAGAAAGTGCAGTTTCTGACCCCGGCTCTGCCGTCACTAGCACCGTGACCTTGGGCGATGGCTTGATATTTTCTGCGTCGGGAGGTTGTTGTGTTAACTGAGATAACGCGGACAGGGTGCCTGGCAAACGTGCCTGGTAACGCTGAGGTCCAGTAAGTGCTAGTGTCGAGAGGCGAGGTTACTGTGGACGGCTCTCAGAGGTGGTGTCCAGTGGGGCACGTGGCCCTTGTCCCGCTCCTGCCTGGGGGCAGGTGACCTTGCCCTCGTGGATGGCTCTGGGTTAGGAGTGAAAGCTGTTTTCCTTCAGCATCACTGAGGATCCCTGCAGCCTTGTCAGCCCCTTCTGATGCCCTGCACCGCCCCCACCAAACACGGCTGGGTTTCTGCTGTAGAAACAGTCTTCTAAATGCACCGATTGCCACTTAGTGCTAGTTTCTGTGCTGCACGGGAACGCTCGCGTGTCCCTCAGGTGCGGGTGCACGTGGTGAAACTGACAGCAGAGGTAAATCCCGTTCACGTGTCCAGCGTGCCAGCCAAGGCGCTTCATCagtcttttttctaattttttttaatgtttattcattttcatgagaGAACActcgtgggggaggggcagagacagagagggagacgtgtaattggaagcaggctccaggctcagctgtccacacagagcccagtgcagggctcgaacccacgggctgcaagatcaagacctgagcccaagttggacactcacccaactgagccacccaggcgcccgtgtgCTTCATCAGTCTTAACTGATTAGGTGACCATGTCATCTGCTGGGAACTAGCCAGGAAGAAACTTGCCAGGGGAACCCCCACCTCCCCGCTGACCCCTGCGACCCCCGCGGCCTACCCAGGGGCTACAGGGCAGACTTCCATGTCTGCAGAGGAGGGCCCGAGGCCCTGGAGGGGAATAACGTGCCTAAAGTCGCATAACAAGTGGGTCTCAGAATTAGGATTTGAACCTAAGTCTGGCTGATTTTGAAAGCTGTCCCCCACGTACCCCAGAACACGTGTTTCCCATATATAACCAGTCGCCCTCCAGGGTGGGGTGACCCCTTTGAGGTCTTGTCCAGTGCTTGGACCACAGACTCAGCTCAGGATGGGTCTGGATGCACAGTGAGGACAGTGCGGAGAACTGAGGAGCGTCACCCTGGGGGATTGAGGGCACGGGTGACACTGGCCTGCAGGCCAAacccagcccctgcctgggcTCCTTGGCCTTTCAGGAACGCGGCCACACTTACTAGTTTACCCGCTGTCTGGCTGCTTTCACGCTGCAGCGCACAGGTGAGTGGTTGGAACAGTAGAGCCTGCAGAGCCACGGATCTTGTCTGGTCCTGTCCGGAAGGTCTGTCGGCCCCCCGTTCTAGAGTGTTCTCCGACTGTGGGGTTTCATCTTGAGAGTCTGACGAGATTTCAGTGAAAGCGTGGACAGCAGCAGCCCTGCAGCGTGCAGACAGGCCCGCTCTTGGGGGCCGCATGTGAAACCCGCCATGTGGATGCAGCGGAGCGTGACGCTGTGTGGGCTTAACGTGCTTCTTGGCACTGGAGACCGTCCTTCCTGGCACGGTGGCTCTAAGCTGTTCTGTGAacggtcacttttttttttttttttttttaaggccaggTCTGAGCTAGGGTCTCTCAGGTAACACACTTGCACCAGGTTTTAAAATCCAAACTTCAGGTGTTGACACTCAAGGTGTCGTCCACGCAGAGTTCAGTGGGAAGTACGGTCTTCTCGGGGCATCAGCTGGAGGGGAATGAGTGAAGCCTAGGTCCGCTCAGCAGTTTAGTAAGTGGCGTATTTATCATTCTGTTAATTTCTCAGCAAACAACCTGAGAGAAGATTACAAGTTCTATCACACGTTCAGCACTGAGATAGCAAAGTTCTTAAAAGTCTCCTCTGGGAAGCTGGTCGTGATGCAGCCTGAGAAGTTCCAATCCAAGTACGAGCCCAGGAGCCACGTGCTGGACATCCAGGTGcgtgacgtgtgtgtgtgtgtgtgtgtgtgtgtgtgtgtgtgtgtgtgtgttttacattccagttagttagccTATGCAATCTCACTGTCTACACCCAGGCTTCCGATCGCCTCAGGCTGATGGTTGGGCTGAATGTGGAGCCTTTCCCACCCCTGTGGCAAAGGTGCAGGTTCCTGGGAGGCTGAAGATGTGAGCAGCCAGCAGGGTTGTCGCTGGTTTACTGGGGGGCCCGGGGGCCTCACACCCCTGCCAGCATTGTTCCCTCTCCTCCTGTTCCTGCCGCCCAGTGCCACCCTCCCCGGGCGCCCGGCCACCTCGGGTCTGGCCTGAGTGTCCAGCGTTGATCCAGGCTGGGACCTGCCCCTGTGTCTGACCTAGGCCCCCTTCACCGAAGGGCAGCCAGGCATGGAGGGCCACAGGGCCATGTGGCCTCCCTTTGCCAGACAGAGCCGTGGAGTGCAGCACGTGGGGGTGGCCTTTTTTCTGCTGGCCTCCCTGGCCCCCCTTCTTCCGACACCGTGTGACCCACTCCCTTGAGAAGGCGTGAGGGGTTCATGGCCCAGGATGGGCCTGGAGTGCTCCGTGTCCTGAGTGCCGATCTGAGAGCAGACCTTCTGATGGGGAAGGACCCTCGAATTCCTTTGATGGACTGGGCTGCAGCGCAGGGAGCTCTGGGCTAGGCTCCCACGGCCAGTGAGGAGCAGACGGAGGGAAAGCTGCAggggtcccccccacccccagccagggctCCCCAGGGACCAGGAGGAGGTGGCCGGCAAGGCAGGGTGCGCTCAGCCGCCTCCGTGTGCGCTGCAGGGAACAGCCACGCGTCTTCTGATCCGTGTTTGTGAACTGGGACCGTGTGGGGCCGTGGAGAGGCCGCCCTCATCTTCCTGATTCCCTGCGTCTCGAGCCCCGTTGCTCCTTCTCCGGGTGTCCTGCATGTCCACATCTGCTCATCTGCCCCGGACAGAGGGTGGCGGCTCcgtctcctgccccttcccccttctcttgaGGAAACCCCAGGAACCAGGCACCGTTCTGGGTGGTGCGCGTGTTCCCGGGAAAGGGGGCTGCAGCTCTCGGTGGATTCTTGAAGGGGTTTTTGACCCCCAGAAGGTTAAGGCACTCGGTCTGGTTTGTTACACACATCACTGCCTTCTTACTCTTTAAGTGGATTGGTAGTgcggcgcctggtggctcagttggttaagtgtccaattgttgatttcggctcagggcgtgatctcatggtttgtgagttcgagccccacattgggctctgtgttgacagtgcaaaacctgcttgggattctctctttctttctctttcagctcctcccctgcttgcttgctctctctctcaaaacgaataatctttaaaacaaataaatagattttagtGTTGGTCACATGCCACCTTTATTGCCAAAATTACTTAGGACTGCTTTCACGCAACACAGTAAAATGCAATTTTTTCCAAAGTGGATTTGGAAATCCAGACAAAGGGAACGAAAGCAGGGCAGGTCCGGTGCAGCCCGGTGTAAGGTGGACACGGGCAGCCTCGCCGTGAGCAGAAAGTAGCTGCTGGCTTGCGGGATGCGAGGCCGGCTCTGCCCCGAGTTCGGGCATGGGGCCTCTGGGCGGCACACGCCGGCTGGAGGCAGGTCTGCCCTGGGGTCGCTCTGCTTTACTCTTGAGGTCACCTTCCAGGTGACGTTCAGTCCAGCAGCCGTCCTGACCAAAGACGCCGCACGGCCCCTGCCATTCTCTTCCCATGCTTTTCCAGCACTcccccccaccctgaccccccTGGGACTTTGTACCCTGTTTGGTTCCTGCCGTTTCCTC
The genomic region above belongs to Suricata suricatta isolate VVHF042 chromosome 2, meerkat_22Aug2017_6uvM2_HiC, whole genome shotgun sequence and contains:
- the PDIA4 gene encoding protein disulfide-isomerase A4, producing the protein MESTPNIEPPGLLWVPGEHLQEEELVPCHHLALGSVRFWRLLPFCLPITGISERWSILQHGMHGTAWGARRLLVPGRLSEALPVGEVRHLTDGAPRRPSREVLRRRVPSFLNHAGICCSDSSNKEDAIEDDEEEDDEEEEDDLEVKEEDGVLILNDANFDNFVADKDTVLLEFYAPWCGHCKQFAPEYEKIASTLKENDPPIPVAKIDATSESALASRFGVSGYPTIKVLKKGQAVDYEGSRTQEEIVAKVKEIAQPDWTPPPEVTLVLTKDNFDEVVNDADIILVEFYAPWCGHCKKLAPEYEKAAKELSQRSPPIPLAKVDATAETDLAKRFDVSSYPTLKIFRKGKPFDYNGPREKYGIVDYMIEQSGPPSKEVMVLKQVQEFLKDGDDVIIIGVFAAESDPAYQQYQEAANNLREDYKFYHTFSTEIAKFLKVSSGKLVVMQPEKFQSKYEPRSHVLDIQSSTEGSAIKDHVLKHTLPLVGHRKTSNDAKRYTRRPLVVVYYSVDFSFDYRAATQFWRNKVLEVAKDFPEYTFAVADEDDFATEVKDLGLSESGEDVNAAILDEGGRKFAMEPDDFDSDALREFVRAFKKGKLKPVVKSQPVPKNNKGPVKVVVGKTFDSIVMDPKKDVLIEFYAPWCGHCKQLEPEYTALGKKYKGHKGLVIAKMDATANDIPSDRYKVEGFPTIYFAPSGDKKNPVKFEDGNRDLEHLSKFVEEHATKLSRTREEL